The Marasmius oreades isolate 03SP1 chromosome 2, whole genome shotgun sequence genomic sequence TCAATGGCGGCCTCGATGTGTTTCATGCCTCCGGGTTCACGCATAGCCTTAGTGCTAAAGTTCGTGTGGCAACCCGCGCCGTTCCACTCGCCCTGCAATGGCTTGGGGTGGAATGACACCTTGACGCTCCACTGTTCCGCAATGCGAATCAAGAGGTAACGAGCCATCCAAAGGTGGTCACCCATGGTGATACCCTCACAAGGGCCAACCTGGAACTCCCACTGAGATGGCATAACTTCGGCATTGATACCACTAATGTTGACGCCGGCATATAGACAAGCACGGTAATGCGCCTCGATCAAGTCACGCGCAAAAACTTTGCCAGTCCCTGAAAGACACGTGAATACCGGAAGAGAGATAAGGAAGATAGGAACATACCCGCCCCGCAGTAGTAAGGACCCTGTGGACCGGGGAAACCACCCTTCGGCCAACCGAATGGAGTGCCATCCACATCCAAAAGGGTATACTCTTGCTCTAGACCAAACCAGGGCTCTTCGTCTTTCGCTTGGTCCATAACTTTCTTTGCATGGTGACGGTAGTTGGTGCGATTAGGAGTGCCGTCATTGTTGTAGGTCTCCGCGAGAACTAGGATGTTGTCACCGCCACGGAATGGATCTTTGAAGATTGCGGCAGGACGAAGGTAGACATCTGAGTCGTGGCCAGGGGCTTGGTTGGTTGAGGATCCATCAAAGTCCCAGATACGGAGTTGACCGATGTCGGTGACCTTCTTGCTGACCGTCTGTgatagagagagagagagagattgAGAAGAGAAGCACAGGCGTGTCATCAGATGCTAACCGTGGTCTTCGAACGGACCCCGCCATCGCCGTCGATCCAAACATCTGATGCACCCGATTAGGAATTGGTAAAAGAGGCAGAGAACAGAACAGAACTGACATTCAGCTTGGACTTTGTCACCCTAAA encodes the following:
- the GLN1 gene encoding glutamate--ammonia ligase (BUSCO:EOG09262MXH), translating into MTRLCFSSQSLSLSLSQTVSKKVTDIGQLRIWDFDGSSTNQAPGHDSDVYLRPAAIFKDPFRGGDNILVLAETYNNDGTPNRTNYRHHAKKVMDQAKDEEPWFGLEQEYTLLDVDGTPFGWPKGGFPGPQGPYYCGAGTGKVFARDLIEAHYRACLYAGVNISGINAEVMPSQWEFQVGPCEGITMGDHLWMARYLLIRIAEQWSVKVSFHPKPLQGEWNGAGCHTNFSTKAMREPGGMKHIEAAIEKLSKRHEEHIAVYGEDNDMRLTGRHETGHIGKFSSGVANRGASIRVPRHVAAQGYGYMEDRRPASNIDPYRVTSIIVETTCLTK